Proteins encoded by one window of Pseudonocardia sp. HH130629-09:
- the sfnG gene encoding dimethylsulfone monooxygenase SfnG, translating to MQEPLKFAYWVPNVSGGLVTSTIEQRTDWGFEYNKKLAQTAENNGFEYALSQIRYMASYGADHQHEATAFSLALGLATERLTVIAAVHPGLWEPSVLAKWVATADHLTNGRLAVNVVSGWLKAEFTAMGQPWLEHDERYRRSNEFIRVLREIWTSDGGAEFAGDFYRIRDFDLKPRPLDVPGRPHPEIFQGGNSTAARYNGGTVSDWYFSNGKDYDGFSEQVEEVLGHAKTAERLQPVRFGLNGFMIARDDEKEARDTLREIIEKANRPAVEGFRDAVQQAGNSTGDKRGMWADSSFEDLVQYNDGFRTQLIGSPEQIADRAIEYKRRGANLLLLGFLHFQEEVEYFGAKVLPIIREKEAELAAREPQLTAV from the coding sequence ATCCAGGAGCCGCTGAAGTTCGCGTACTGGGTCCCGAACGTCTCCGGTGGGCTGGTCACCAGCACCATCGAACAGCGCACCGACTGGGGCTTCGAGTACAACAAGAAGCTGGCGCAGACCGCCGAGAACAACGGCTTCGAGTACGCGCTGTCCCAGATCCGCTACATGGCCAGCTACGGCGCCGACCACCAGCACGAGGCCACCGCGTTCTCCCTCGCGCTGGGGCTGGCCACCGAGCGGCTCACGGTGATCGCCGCCGTCCACCCCGGCCTGTGGGAGCCCTCGGTGCTGGCCAAGTGGGTCGCCACCGCCGACCACCTGACGAACGGCAGGCTCGCGGTCAACGTCGTCTCCGGCTGGCTGAAGGCCGAGTTCACCGCGATGGGCCAGCCGTGGCTCGAGCACGACGAGCGCTACCGCCGCAGCAACGAGTTCATCCGTGTGCTGCGCGAGATCTGGACCTCCGACGGCGGCGCCGAGTTCGCGGGCGACTTCTACCGGATCCGCGACTTCGACCTCAAGCCGCGCCCGCTCGACGTCCCCGGCCGTCCGCACCCGGAGATCTTCCAGGGCGGCAACTCCACCGCGGCCCGCTACAACGGCGGCACCGTGTCGGACTGGTACTTCTCCAACGGCAAGGACTACGACGGCTTCTCCGAGCAGGTCGAGGAGGTCCTCGGCCACGCGAAGACCGCCGAGCGCCTGCAGCCGGTCCGGTTCGGCCTCAACGGCTTCATGATCGCCCGCGATGACGAGAAGGAGGCCAGGGACACCCTGCGCGAGATCATCGAGAAGGCGAACCGGCCGGCCGTCGAGGGTTTCCGCGACGCCGTCCAGCAGGCCGGTAACTCCACCGGCGACAAGCGCGGGATGTGGGCCGACTCCTCCTTCGAGGACCTCGTCCAGTACAACGACGGTTTCCGGACCCAGCTCATCGGCAGCCCGGAGCAGATCGCCGACCGCGCGATCGAGTACAAGCGGCGCGGCGCGAACCTGCTGCTGCTCGGCTTCCTGCACTTCCAGGAGGAGGTCGAGTACTTCGGCGCGAAGGTGCTCCCGATCATCCGGGAGAAGGAGGCCGAGCTCGCCGCCCGCGAGCCGCAGCTGACCGCCGTCTGA
- a CDS encoding amino acid transporter has protein sequence MTLLGALPVYRRVARESPHGEGSIAMLERLLPGWRGKVFVLVMLGFAATDFLITMTLSAADATAHLVQNPLAPAALQGQNVLITLLLLALLGGVFLAGFSEAIRIAVAPVAVYLVLNAVVVVDRLVRIVTAPHVVADRSALLVSRYPDPLLMVGIALIVFPKRALGLSGFETGVSVMPLVRGRDGDTEDRPEGRIAGTRRLLTVAALIMSTFLVTSSIVTVLLIPEADFAPGGQANGRALAFLAHRGLGNVVGTVYDLSTIAILWFAGASAMAGLLNVMPRFLPRYGMAPSWARAARPLVLVVLVPMTSAAVAVALSVRRTGSRPAVVAFVLIALVFVYTTVANVVERPEGVKIAACFIAGGILVVSLLSRTLRAFELRVTDVTPDDTARGFLDECSGAGRPLRLVAHEPRPGERDSVTDPSELESGVTVRGERRGPYRVLTTSAPRSRTRSPRCCRTCATSPAPPRTPTSTGPRATRCATSAGTCSPASARSRRSPGDPAEGRARRGPAPRGARRLGRPVVAGVGPADDVPADLGGPTVISPASG, from the coding sequence GTGACGCTGCTCGGCGCGCTGCCGGTCTACCGCCGCGTCGCCCGGGAGAGCCCGCACGGCGAGGGCTCCATCGCGATGCTGGAGCGGCTGCTGCCCGGGTGGCGCGGCAAGGTGTTCGTCCTGGTCATGCTCGGGTTCGCGGCCACCGACTTCCTCATCACGATGACGCTGTCCGCGGCCGACGCCACCGCGCACCTGGTGCAGAACCCGCTGGCGCCCGCCGCGCTGCAGGGGCAGAACGTGCTGATCACGCTGCTGCTGCTCGCGCTGCTCGGCGGGGTGTTCCTCGCCGGGTTCTCCGAGGCCATCCGGATCGCGGTCGCGCCGGTCGCGGTCTACCTGGTGCTCAACGCCGTCGTCGTGGTCGACCGGCTGGTCCGGATCGTCACGGCGCCGCACGTCGTCGCGGACCGGTCGGCGCTGCTCGTGTCCCGCTACCCGGACCCGCTGCTGATGGTGGGGATCGCGCTGATCGTGTTCCCCAAGCGCGCGCTGGGCCTGTCCGGGTTCGAGACCGGGGTGTCGGTGATGCCGCTGGTCCGCGGCCGCGACGGTGACACCGAGGACCGCCCGGAGGGCCGGATCGCGGGCACCCGGCGGCTGCTCACCGTCGCCGCGCTGATCATGAGCACCTTCCTGGTGACCTCCAGCATCGTGACCGTACTGCTGATCCCCGAGGCGGACTTCGCCCCCGGCGGGCAGGCGAACGGCCGGGCGCTGGCGTTCCTGGCCCACCGCGGCCTGGGGAACGTCGTCGGCACCGTCTACGACCTGTCCACGATCGCGATCCTGTGGTTCGCCGGGGCATCGGCCATGGCGGGCCTGCTCAACGTGATGCCCCGGTTCCTGCCCCGGTACGGCATGGCGCCGTCCTGGGCCAGGGCCGCGCGGCCGCTGGTCCTGGTCGTGCTGGTGCCGATGACCTCCGCGGCGGTCGCCGTCGCCTTGTCGGTGCGGCGCACCGGGAGCCGCCCGGCCGTCGTCGCGTTCGTGCTGATCGCGCTCGTGTTCGTCTACACGACGGTGGCGAACGTCGTCGAACGGCCGGAGGGGGTGAAGATCGCCGCCTGCTTCATCGCGGGGGGGATCCTGGTGGTGTCGCTGCTGTCGCGCACCCTGCGCGCGTTCGAGCTGCGCGTCACCGACGTCACCCCGGACGACACCGCCCGCGGGTTCCTCGACGAGTGCTCCGGCGCCGGCCGGCCGCTGCGCCTGGTCGCGCACGAGCCCCGCCCCGGCGAGCGGGACAGCGTCACAGACCCGTCGGAGCTCGAGTCGGGCGTCACCGTGCGCGGCGAGCGGCGCGGCCCCTACCGGGTGCTGACGACGTCGGCGCCTCGGTCCCGAACGCGATCGCCGCGCTGCTGCCGCACCTGCGCGACGTCACCGGCACCGCCCCGCACGCCTACTTCGACTGGACCGAGGGCAACCCGGTGCGCCACTTCGGCCGGTACCTGTTCACCGGCGTCGGCGAGGTCGCGCCGATCACCCGGAGATCCTGCGGAAGGCCGAGCCCGACGTGGCCCGGCGCCCCGTGGTGCACGTCGGTTAGGGCGGCCCGTGGTGGCCGGCGTGGGTCCCGCGGACGACGTCCCCGCGGATCTCGGTGGCCCCACGGTGATCTCCCCGGCATCCGGTTGA
- a CDS encoding tripartite tricarboxylate transporter permease, with protein MGTFDLLMNGFANALTPQNLLFAAFGVLLGTAIGVLPGIGPAMAVALLLPVTYAFDPTGAFIMFAGIYFGAMFGGSTTSILLNTPGESASVMAAIEGNPMAKSGRGAQALATAAIGHFIGGIVGVTGLVLIAPLIASVAVDIGAPDYFAIMVLAFVAVSGVLAASRVRGFAALALGLTIGLVGLDPISGQPRLTFGVPQLADGIDVIIVAVGLFAIGEALWVAAHLRRRQQEVIPVGRPWLGREDLRRTWKPWLRGPFIGFGFGSIPAGGAEMSTFMAYVTERKLSKHPEQFGKGAIEGVAGPESAASASSAGTLATMLTLGLPTTAIAAVMLAAFQQFGIQPGPLLFQKEPDLVWTLIASLFIGLVMLLALNLPLAPAWAKLLRIPRPYLYAGILFFACIGAYAVSGQPVDLLVLLAIGAIGFLMRRFGLPVLPAIIGVILGPDAELQLRRALQIADGDVTTLVSTPLAVVVYSLIAILLVVPVVLRAVRAQRGDRESETV; from the coding sequence ATGGGCACGTTCGACCTGCTCATGAACGGGTTCGCGAACGCGCTGACCCCGCAGAACCTGCTGTTCGCCGCGTTCGGGGTGCTGCTCGGCACCGCGATCGGCGTGCTGCCGGGCATCGGCCCGGCGATGGCGGTGGCGCTGCTGCTGCCGGTGACCTACGCGTTCGATCCGACCGGCGCGTTCATCATGTTCGCCGGCATCTACTTCGGGGCGATGTTCGGCGGCTCGACGACGTCGATCCTGCTCAACACCCCCGGCGAGTCCGCCTCGGTGATGGCGGCCATCGAGGGCAACCCGATGGCGAAGTCCGGGCGCGGCGCGCAGGCACTCGCCACCGCCGCGATCGGGCACTTCATCGGCGGCATCGTCGGCGTGACCGGCCTGGTGCTGATCGCGCCGCTGATCGCCTCGGTCGCCGTCGACATCGGCGCCCCGGACTACTTCGCGATCATGGTGCTGGCCTTCGTCGCCGTCAGCGGGGTGCTCGCAGCCTCCCGGGTCCGCGGGTTCGCCGCGCTGGCGCTGGGCCTGACGATCGGCCTGGTCGGGCTCGACCCGATCTCCGGGCAGCCGCGCCTCACCTTCGGGGTGCCGCAGCTGGCCGACGGCATCGACGTCATCATCGTCGCGGTCGGCCTGTTCGCGATCGGCGAGGCGCTCTGGGTCGCCGCGCACCTGCGGCGACGCCAGCAGGAGGTCATCCCGGTCGGCCGTCCGTGGCTGGGTCGCGAGGACCTGCGGCGCACGTGGAAGCCCTGGCTGCGCGGGCCGTTCATCGGGTTCGGGTTCGGCTCGATCCCGGCCGGCGGCGCCGAGATGTCGACGTTCATGGCCTACGTGACCGAGCGGAAGCTGTCGAAGCACCCGGAACAGTTCGGGAAGGGCGCCATCGAGGGGGTCGCCGGGCCGGAGTCCGCGGCGAGCGCGTCGTCGGCGGGGACACTCGCCACGATGCTCACACTCGGCCTGCCGACGACGGCGATCGCCGCGGTCATGCTGGCGGCCTTCCAGCAGTTCGGCATCCAGCCCGGCCCGCTGCTGTTCCAGAAGGAGCCGGACCTGGTCTGGACGCTCATCGCGAGCCTGTTCATCGGCCTGGTCATGCTGCTGGCGCTCAACCTGCCGCTGGCCCCGGCGTGGGCGAAGCTGCTGCGGATCCCGCGGCCGTACCTCTACGCGGGCATCCTGTTCTTCGCCTGCATCGGCGCCTACGCGGTGTCCGGTCAGCCGGTCGACCTGCTGGTGCTGCTCGCGATCGGCGCCATCGGGTTCCTGATGCGCCGGTTCGGGCTGCCGGTGCTGCCGGCGATCATCGGGGTCATCCTCGGCCCGGATGCGGAGCTGCAGCTGCGCCGCGCCCTGCAGATCGCCGACGGCGACGTCACGACGCTCGTCTCCACCCCGCTGGCGGTCGTGGTGTACTCGCTGATCGCGATCCTGCTGGTCGTACCGGTCGTGCTCCGCGCGGTCCGCGCCCAGCGCGGCGACCGGGAGTCCGAGACGGTCTGA
- a CDS encoding tripartite tricarboxylate transporter TctB family protein → MTTTGDTGTTGTARSWWKEHSELGVSVLLALTGLLVLGDTLAEGGGGSAADPLGPRTVAFVLGAALLVLAALLTVDVLRGGRGEAEGGEDVDLDTRMDLRTVGMLAGVIVATAALIPLAGWPIAGTVLFAGATYALGSRALLRDLGIAAGVSLLTWVLFDAVLGVDLPGGPLMGVFG, encoded by the coding sequence GTGACGACCACCGGGGACACCGGGACCACCGGGACCGCGCGCTCCTGGTGGAAGGAGCACTCCGAGCTGGGGGTGTCGGTGCTGCTGGCCCTCACCGGCCTGCTGGTGCTCGGTGACACCCTCGCCGAGGGCGGCGGCGGCTCCGCCGCCGACCCGCTCGGGCCACGCACGGTGGCGTTCGTGCTCGGTGCGGCGCTGCTGGTGCTGGCGGCGCTGCTCACCGTCGACGTGCTCCGCGGCGGCCGCGGCGAGGCCGAGGGCGGCGAGGACGTCGACCTCGACACGAGGATGGACCTGCGCACGGTCGGGATGCTGGCCGGGGTGATCGTCGCGACCGCGGCGCTGATCCCGCTGGCCGGCTGGCCGATCGCCGGAACCGTCCTGTTCGCCGGCGCCACCTACGCGCTCGGGTCGCGCGCGCTGCTCCGCGACCTCGGCATCGCCGCCGGGGTCTCCCTGCTGACCTGGGTGCTGTTCGACGCCGTGCTCGGCGTCGACCTCCCGGGCGGCCCGCTGATGGGGGTGTTCGGCTGA
- a CDS encoding Bug family tripartite tricarboxylate transporter substrate binding protein, translating into MPRPRVGPLLGTVLAVLAALLLVPPAVGALGGGGGDGTQLRGLRMLVPNAPGGGYDVTARSAAKAMEDAGLTGSVEVFNLPGAGGTVGLGRTVNEAGDDRLVMSMGLGVVGSVYSNDSPATLAETTPVARLTQETEIVVVPGDSPYRDLDDLLAAWRADPGRTPVGGGSSPGGPDHLAPMLMAEGAGLDPRTVNFVSYDGGGELLAAVLGGKVAFGVSGLGEFADQIASGDLRVLAVTAGERVAGVDAPTLRESGIDVEFTNWRGVVAPPGLDPEGVAELERAFADLRATPEWRAVLERNGWQDAYLPGPEFGRFLAEEDARVERVLTGLGLT; encoded by the coding sequence GTGCCGCGGCCCCGGGTCGGCCCCCTCCTCGGCACGGTCCTGGCCGTCCTGGCCGCCCTGCTGCTCGTTCCGCCCGCGGTGGGCGCGCTCGGCGGCGGCGGCGGCGACGGCACCCAGCTCCGCGGGCTGCGGATGCTGGTCCCCAACGCCCCCGGCGGCGGGTACGACGTCACCGCCCGCAGCGCGGCCAAGGCCATGGAGGACGCCGGGCTGACCGGCTCGGTCGAGGTCTTCAACCTGCCCGGCGCGGGCGGCACGGTCGGTCTGGGGCGGACCGTCAACGAGGCCGGCGACGACCGGCTCGTGATGAGCATGGGCCTGGGCGTGGTCGGGAGCGTGTACTCCAACGACTCGCCCGCCACGCTCGCCGAGACCACCCCGGTCGCCCGGCTCACCCAGGAGACCGAGATCGTGGTCGTGCCGGGCGACTCCCCCTACCGCGACCTGGACGACCTGCTGGCCGCCTGGCGGGCGGACCCGGGCAGGACCCCGGTCGGCGGCGGCTCGTCCCCCGGCGGCCCGGACCACCTGGCCCCGATGCTGATGGCCGAGGGCGCCGGGCTCGACCCGCGCACGGTCAACTTCGTCTCCTACGACGGCGGCGGCGAGCTGCTCGCCGCGGTGCTCGGCGGCAAGGTCGCGTTCGGGGTGTCCGGGCTCGGCGAGTTCGCCGACCAGATCGCCTCCGGCGACCTGCGGGTGCTCGCGGTGACCGCGGGCGAGCGGGTCGCGGGGGTGGACGCGCCGACGCTGCGCGAGTCCGGCATCGACGTCGAGTTCACGAACTGGCGCGGAGTCGTCGCCCCGCCGGGGCTCGACCCGGAGGGCGTGGCCGAGCTGGAGAGGGCCTTCGCCGACCTGCGCGCGACACCGGAGTGGCGCGCGGTGCTGGAGCGCAACGGCTGGCAGGACGCGTACCTGCCGGGACCGGAGTTCGGCCGGTTCCTGGCCGAGGAGGACGCCCGCGTCGAGCGGGTGCTGACCGGGCTGGGGCTGACGTGA
- a CDS encoding Bug family tripartite tricarboxylate transporter substrate binding protein: MAGTATRPGAATVAARARRGPVAPLAVVLVLALAAVVVPVVLAGAARPLPELRILVPNPPGGGYDATARSAAKVLSDNGITGPVEVFNLSGAGGVAGLGRVVNESGNGRLLLSMGLGVVGATASRDTPLSLTDTTPIDRLTEESEIVVVPAQSPHRDVRSLVGSWGADPRRLVAGGGSSVGGPDHLATMLLAEGAGISPDRVRYVAYEGGGPLLAAVLRGEVGFAVSGVGEFADQIGSGDLRVLAVTAGERVPGLDVPTLRESGIDVEFTNWRGLVAPPGLSGADRAALSGAVAAMRATPEWQRVLADNGWNDAWLPGPDFARFTAAENRRVEHVLGELGLRSR, encoded by the coding sequence ATGGCAGGGACGGCGACGCGGCCCGGCGCAGCGACGGTCGCTGCCCGGGCCCGGCGCGGCCCGGTCGCCCCGCTGGCCGTGGTGCTCGTGCTGGCCCTCGCCGCCGTCGTCGTGCCGGTGGTGCTCGCCGGGGCGGCGCGCCCCCTGCCGGAGCTGCGGATCCTGGTGCCCAACCCGCCGGGCGGCGGCTACGACGCCACCGCCCGCAGCGCGGCGAAGGTGCTGTCCGACAACGGGATCACCGGGCCGGTGGAGGTGTTCAACCTATCCGGCGCCGGCGGTGTCGCCGGGCTCGGGCGGGTGGTCAACGAGTCCGGCAACGGGCGGCTGCTGCTGAGCATGGGGCTCGGGGTGGTCGGTGCGACCGCGTCCCGCGACACTCCGCTCTCGCTCACCGACACCACGCCGATCGACCGGCTGACCGAGGAGTCCGAGATCGTCGTCGTGCCGGCGCAGTCGCCCCACCGCGACGTCCGCTCGCTCGTCGGCTCGTGGGGCGCCGACCCGCGCCGGCTCGTCGCCGGCGGCGGCTCCAGCGTCGGCGGACCCGACCACCTCGCCACGATGCTGCTCGCCGAGGGCGCCGGCATCTCCCCGGACCGGGTCCGCTACGTCGCCTACGAGGGCGGGGGCCCGCTGCTCGCCGCGGTGCTGCGCGGCGAGGTCGGGTTCGCGGTGTCCGGGGTCGGCGAGTTCGCCGACCAGATCGGGTCCGGGGACCTCCGGGTGCTCGCCGTGACCGCGGGCGAGCGGGTGCCCGGGCTCGACGTGCCGACGCTGCGCGAGTCCGGGATCGACGTGGAGTTCACCAACTGGCGCGGGCTCGTCGCCCCGCCCGGGCTCTCCGGGGCCGACCGCGCCGCGCTGTCCGGCGCCGTCGCCGCGATGCGCGCGACGCCGGAGTGGCAGCGCGTGCTGGCCGACAACGGCTGGAACGACGCGTGGCTGCCCGGGCCGGACTTCGCACGGTTCACCGCCGCCGAGAACCGGCGCGTGGAGCACGTCCTGGGCGAGCTGGGCCTGCGGTCCCGATGA
- a CDS encoding sensor histidine kinase, producing MRRRAGRTGGPLARQFLVWQLVVVLVLLGAVAALAAVQSSESFRETQGRRMLSVAEDVASVPTVREALQTGRYDLLPSFARSAENLSGADGIEIVDAGLVVRTSPDPARVRQRFDPGSSTAPRGRAWVGNTDGRTVVAQVPVIDDRGAVAGLVSAGIRAPSPWESLAGARAETGALLGLALGVGVLGSLLLARRVRRQTLGLEPDEIVELVQRREAMLLGVKEGVVGLDTAHRIMLLNPVARELLELPGAREGDAVADLGLDDRLREVLTGAADGEDQLVLRDTRALVLNRRPVRVDGRDVGAVVTLRDRTELTTLQHRLDASHTVTDTLRAQAHEFSNRLHTIAGLTELGEHDEVRRFVAGIVAASEGWRRQVTARVGDPATAALLVAKNSQAAERGVELALDPDSRLDPTDPAHDPDLSADIVTVLGNLVDNAIDATAGREGPRRVEIGLAGGGDAPGDEVWVEVRDSGPGIASELAEEVFRAGYSTKAAEIGGRGLGLALARQACLRRGGTIAVRPAPAGRAGAVFEAVLPVAPTGVRV from the coding sequence ATGCGACGGCGCGCGGGGCGGACGGGCGGGCCGCTGGCCCGCCAGTTCCTCGTCTGGCAGCTGGTGGTCGTGCTCGTGCTGCTCGGAGCCGTCGCGGCGCTGGCCGCCGTCCAGTCCTCGGAGTCCTTCCGCGAGACCCAGGGCCGCCGGATGCTGTCGGTCGCCGAGGACGTCGCATCGGTCCCGACCGTCCGCGAGGCGCTGCAGACCGGCCGCTACGACCTGCTGCCGTCGTTCGCCCGCAGTGCGGAGAACCTGTCCGGCGCCGACGGGATCGAGATCGTCGACGCCGGCCTGGTCGTCCGCACCTCGCCCGACCCGGCCCGGGTCCGGCAGCGGTTCGACCCCGGGAGCAGCACGGCGCCACGGGGCCGGGCCTGGGTCGGCAACACCGACGGTCGCACCGTCGTCGCGCAGGTCCCGGTGATCGACGACCGCGGCGCCGTCGCCGGGCTGGTCTCGGCCGGGATCCGCGCGCCCTCGCCGTGGGAGTCGCTCGCGGGGGCGCGGGCGGAGACCGGCGCGCTGCTGGGGCTGGCGCTGGGCGTCGGCGTCCTCGGGTCGCTGCTGCTGGCCCGCCGCGTCCGCCGCCAGACCCTCGGCCTGGAGCCCGACGAGATCGTCGAGCTCGTGCAGCGTCGTGAGGCGATGCTGCTCGGGGTCAAGGAGGGCGTCGTCGGGCTGGACACCGCGCACCGGATCATGCTGCTGAACCCGGTCGCCCGGGAGCTGCTGGAGCTGCCCGGCGCGCGGGAGGGCGACGCCGTCGCCGACCTGGGCCTCGACGACCGGCTCCGCGAGGTCCTCACCGGCGCCGCCGACGGTGAGGACCAGCTCGTGCTGCGCGACACCCGGGCCCTGGTGCTCAACCGCCGCCCGGTCCGCGTCGACGGGCGCGACGTGGGCGCCGTCGTCACGCTGCGGGACCGCACCGAACTCACCACGCTGCAGCACCGGCTGGACGCCTCGCACACCGTCACCGACACCCTGCGCGCGCAGGCCCACGAGTTCTCCAACCGGCTGCACACCATCGCCGGGCTCACCGAGCTGGGCGAGCACGACGAGGTCCGCCGGTTCGTCGCCGGGATCGTCGCCGCCTCGGAGGGCTGGCGCCGCCAGGTCACCGCACGCGTCGGCGACCCGGCGACCGCCGCCCTGCTCGTCGCCAAGAACAGCCAGGCCGCCGAGCGCGGCGTCGAGCTCGCCCTCGACCCGGACTCCCGGCTCGACCCCACCGACCCGGCGCACGACCCGGACCTGTCCGCGGACATCGTGACGGTGCTGGGCAACCTCGTCGACAACGCGATCGACGCGACCGCCGGGCGGGAGGGCCCGCGGCGCGTCGAGATCGGGCTCGCCGGCGGCGGCGACGCGCCCGGCGACGAGGTGTGGGTCGAGGTCCGCGACTCCGGCCCCGGGATCGCCTCCGAGCTCGCCGAGGAGGTGTTCCGGGCAGGCTACTCCACCAAGGCCGCCGAGATCGGCGGCCGCGGCCTCGGCCTGGCCCTGGCCCGGCAGGCATGCCTGCGCCGGGGTGGCACCATCGCGGTGCGGCCCGCACCGGCCGGCCGGGCCGGTGCGGTCTTCGAGGCGGTGCTGCCGGTGGCACCGACGGGGGTGCGGGTGTGA
- a CDS encoding response regulator: MRVLVVDDDFMVAKVHSGYVERIEGCTVVGVAHSGAAALAAAARLRPELVLLDVYLPDMSGLEVLTRLRTGAADDPFVLVVTAADDSDTVAAALHGGALHYLVKPFDSAALAAQVHRASRTRRDLDRVRDQSDIDRIFGGTGAAPARMPGGPERMPKGLTTPTAELVASTLREHSGSGPETDLSATECAEATRLSRVSARRYLEHFVSTGQVTVRLRYGGTGRPERRYRWVG; encoded by the coding sequence GTGAGGGTCCTGGTCGTCGACGACGACTTCATGGTCGCGAAGGTCCACTCCGGCTACGTGGAGCGGATCGAGGGCTGCACCGTGGTCGGCGTCGCCCACAGCGGCGCGGCGGCCCTCGCCGCCGCCGCCCGGCTCCGCCCGGAGCTGGTGCTGCTCGACGTGTACCTGCCCGATATGTCCGGTCTGGAGGTGCTGACGCGGCTGCGCACCGGCGCCGCCGACGACCCGTTCGTCCTGGTGGTGACCGCCGCCGACGACTCCGACACGGTCGCCGCCGCGCTGCACGGGGGAGCGCTGCACTACCTGGTAAAGCCGTTCGACTCGGCTGCGCTCGCCGCCCAGGTGCACCGCGCCTCCCGCACCCGGCGCGACCTGGACCGGGTCCGCGACCAGTCCGACATCGACCGGATCTTCGGCGGGACCGGCGCCGCGCCGGCCCGCATGCCCGGTGGCCCCGAGCGGATGCCGAAGGGGCTGACGACCCCGACCGCCGAGCTGGTCGCGAGCACCCTGCGCGAGCACTCGGGGTCCGGGCCCGAGACGGACCTGTCGGCGACCGAGTGCGCGGAGGCGACCCGGCTGTCGCGGGTCAGCGCGCGCCGCTACCTGGAGCACTTCGTCTCGACCGGGCAGGTCACCGTGCGGCTGCGCTACGGCGGCACCGGCCGTCCGGAGCGCCGCTACCGCTGGGTCGGCTGA
- a CDS encoding alpha/beta fold hydrolase, with protein MPGTVREVEIEPGVVLWVQDLPAHRPSPAAPVLLVQGAGQAGLAWPHALVEVLRERHRVVRYDHRDTGRSTHAFDDRPYAVTDLATDALAVLDGCGIGRAHLVGISLGGVLVQLLALEVPQRLVSATLLCTAALDGGAAGLPGPTRDVLRMWQELGDPRDEAGELAWRVEYWRRVSGGVLPFDTAEFAARERRVMEHGGRIEPCTAHTQADVDGLDRGDELGSVTVPTLVVEAPEDPVHPPPHAEHLAARIGAAAQLVTVDGMGHALPDLLCEPIAAVLLEHAAEAEEAEAAAPTAHRDGQPTQR; from the coding sequence ATGCCCGGCACCGTGCGCGAGGTCGAGATCGAGCCGGGCGTGGTCCTGTGGGTGCAGGACCTGCCCGCGCACCGGCCGTCCCCGGCGGCGCCGGTTCTGCTCGTGCAGGGGGCCGGGCAGGCCGGGCTCGCCTGGCCGCACGCGCTGGTCGAGGTGCTGCGCGAGCGGCACCGGGTGGTCCGGTACGACCACCGGGACACCGGCCGGTCGACCCACGCGTTCGACGACCGGCCCTATGCCGTCACCGACCTGGCGACCGACGCGCTCGCCGTGCTCGACGGCTGCGGGATCGGCCGGGCGCACCTGGTCGGGATCTCGCTGGGCGGGGTGCTGGTGCAGCTGCTGGCCCTCGAGGTGCCGCAGCGGCTGGTCAGCGCGACCCTGCTGTGCACCGCGGCGCTGGACGGCGGCGCGGCGGGCCTGCCCGGACCGACCCGGGACGTGCTGCGGATGTGGCAGGAGCTGGGCGACCCGCGCGACGAGGCCGGCGAGCTGGCGTGGCGGGTCGAGTACTGGCGCCGGGTGTCCGGCGGCGTGCTGCCGTTCGACACCGCGGAGTTCGCCGCCCGGGAGCGACGGGTGATGGAGCACGGTGGACGGATCGAACCGTGCACCGCACACACCCAGGCCGACGTCGACGGCCTGGACCGGGGCGACGAGCTGGGCTCGGTCACGGTGCCGACGCTCGTCGTCGAGGCGCCGGAGGACCCGGTGCACCCGCCGCCGCACGCCGAGCACCTGGCGGCGCGGATCGGGGCGGCCGCCCAGCTCGTCACGGTCGACGGGATGGGTCACGCGCTGCCCGACCTGCTGTGCGAACCGATCGCGGCCGTGCTGCTGGAGCACGCGGCCGAGGCCGAGGAGGCCGAGGCGGCGGCGCCCACGGCACACCGGGACGGTCAGCCGACCCAGCGGTAG
- a CDS encoding ABC transporter permease produces the protein MGFWEYLATNWGELLGYTLEHAALVVVGLALAVAVGVPLAVATYRTDLGRAAAVNGSSLIMTVPSYALFGLLIPLLGLGWGPAVVALMLYGLLPVVRNAIVGLRGVDPSVIESARGVGMDRTRLLLGVELPLAWPVVLAGVRVAAQLLLGIAAISAAVNGPGLGNLILSGLSSAGTPFAIYLTVQGIAGIVVLAVLFDATIALLTRLTTSRGIRA, from the coding sequence ATGGGTTTCTGGGAGTATCTCGCCACCAACTGGGGGGAGCTGCTGGGGTACACCCTCGAGCACGCCGCCCTCGTCGTGGTGGGGCTGGCACTCGCGGTGGCGGTCGGCGTGCCGCTCGCCGTCGCCACGTACCGCACCGACCTCGGCCGCGCCGCCGCCGTCAACGGGTCGTCGCTGATCATGACGGTGCCGTCCTACGCGCTGTTCGGCCTGCTGATCCCGCTGCTCGGGCTCGGGTGGGGACCCGCGGTCGTCGCGCTCATGCTCTACGGCCTGCTCCCGGTGGTCCGCAACGCCATCGTCGGGCTCCGCGGGGTCGACCCGTCGGTCATCGAGTCCGCGCGCGGCGTCGGGATGGACCGCACCCGGCTGCTGCTGGGCGTCGAGCTTCCGCTGGCGTGGCCGGTGGTGCTCGCCGGGGTCCGGGTGGCCGCGCAGCTGCTGCTCGGCATCGCCGCGATCTCCGCGGCCGTCAACGGGCCCGGGCTGGGCAACCTGATCCTGTCCGGCCTGTCCAGCGCGGGCACCCCGTTCGCGATCTACCTGACCGTCCAGGGCATCGCCGGGATCGTCGTGCTGGCGGTCCTGTTCGACGCCACGATCGCCCTGCTCACCCGCCTGACCACCTCGAGGGGGATCCGTGCCTGA